From a region of the Malania oleifera isolate guangnan ecotype guangnan chromosome 12, ASM2987363v1, whole genome shotgun sequence genome:
- the LOC131143689 gene encoding ubiquitin-like-specific protease 1D isoform X6, with the protein MSCMEGEEEKKKKPLDLDWDQLLPTREDEEPPAELVVTTEATAGAVTASGAATTTSERQRHREHSPMVREPQAQQQHYSQRDDIEHMTDHELNDTIRRKIRNIETLGPKLPDKGAKLRASLKRFQGEMERRNLQRLQPDANGCEMLIQSEISNLVGAFNGFRQEVPSSKAQSQSTFASLFHKKLDENETDCRTVNAFDKELSFLGRCNRRKSRLNGECSQRQRQRTRDRKGGAPSLSPAVENLTISLPKKRIASEELPSNDSRPQKAQTVVLVDEEEPQLAETIRQAEKLSECLKEKIYYPSRDDPESVEICYSDIRCVAPEAYLSSTIMNFYIRYLQQLASPTERARCDYHFFNTYFYKKLKEAVSRKIDKETFFIKFRRWWKGVNIFQKAYILIPIHEDLHWSLVIICIPDKEDESGPIILHLDSLRLHCSKSVFGNIKSYLREEWNYLNQDVAPPDVPIAERIWKHLPRRIDGKIIALFMI; encoded by the exons ATGTCATGCATGGAAggagaggaggagaagaagaagaagccgcTGGACCTGGACTGGGACCAGCTATTGCCCACCAGAGAGGACGAAGAACCTCCTGCCGAGCTGGTGGTCACCACCGAGGCCACTGCCGGCGCGGTCACAGCCTCCGGCGCGGCCACCACCACTAGCGAACGACAGCGGCATCGAGAACATTCTCCGATGGTCCGCGAACCACAGGCGCAGCAGCAACACTATTCTCAGAGAGATGACATCGAGCACATGACCGATCACGAGCTCAACGACACCATTCGCAGGAAAATTCGCAACATCGAGACCCTCGGTCCCAAATTGCCTGACAAGGGCGCCAAGCTTAGAGCCAGCCTTAAGCGTTTCCAAGGCGAAATGGAACGCCGAAATCTCCAGCGATTGCAACCG GATGCTAATGGATGTGAAATGCTTATACAATCCGAGATCTCAAATTTGGTTG GTGCATTCAATGGCTTTAGGCAAGAGGTTCCATCATCTAAAGCCCAGTCTCAGTCCACATTTGCCTCACTTTTTCACAAAAAGTTGGATGAAAAT GAGACAGATTGTAGGACCGTGAATGCATTTGATAAGGAATTATCATTTTTAGGCCGCTGTAATCGGCGGAAAAGTAGACTAAATGGAGAGTGTTCACAGAGGCAAAGGCAGAGAACTCG TGATCGAAAAGGCGGAGCTCCTTCTCTTAGCCCTGCAGTGGAAAATTTGACTATCTCTTTACCAAAGAA gaGAATTGCTTCTGAAGAATTGCCTTCTAATGATTCAAGACCTCAGAAG GCACAGACTGTTGTTCTAGTGGATGAGGAGGAACCTCAGCTTGCAGAGACGATTCGACAGGCAGAAAAACTATCTGAATG TTTGAAAGAGAAAATCTATTATCCATCAAG GGATGATCCAGAATCTGTTGAAATTTGTTATTCAGATATACGATGCGTTGCTCCTGAAGCTTATTTGTCGTCAACTATAATGAATTTTTACATTAG GTATTTACAACAGCTGGCATCACCAACTGAAAGGGCGCGGTGTGATTATCATTTTTTCAATACATACTTTTACAAGAAGCTCAAAGAAGCTGTATCACGCAAG ATTGACAAGGAAACATTTTTCATCAAGTTCAGAAGATGGTGGAAAGGTGTTAATATATTTCAAAAGGCATACATTCTTATCCCAATACATGAAGA TCTTCACTGGAGCTTGGTGATTATTTGTATCCCAGACAAAGAAGATGAGTCGGGACCAATTATACTTCATTTGGATTCATTGAGACTACATTGTAGTAAATCAGTTTTTGGCAACATTAAAAG TTATTTGAGAGAAGAATGGAACTATCTGAATCAAGATGTTGCTCCTCCTGATGTTCCCATTGCAGAGAGAATATGGAAACATCTACCTCGTAGAATTGATGGGAAAATAATTGCG
- the LOC131143689 gene encoding ubiquitin-like-specific protease 1D isoform X5 translates to MSCMEGEEEKKKKPLDLDWDQLLPTREDEEPPAELVVTTEATAGAVTASGAATTTSERQRHREHSPMVREPQAQQQHYSQRDDIEHMTDHELNDTIRRKIRNIETLGPKLPDKGAKLRASLKRFQGEMERRNLQRLQPDANGCEMLIQSEISNLVGAFNGFRQEVPSSKAQSQSTFASLFHKKLDENETDCRTVNAFDKELSFLGRCNRRKSRLNGECSQRQRQRTRLSSKPFPSQCSSILSLDSDKFTLLNSDRKGGAPSLSPAVENLTISLPKKRIASEELPSNDSRPQKAQTVVLVDEEEPQLAETIRQAEKLSECLKEKIYYPSRDDPESVEICYSDIRCVAPEAYLSSTIMNFYIRYLQQLASPTERARCDYHFFNTYFYKKLKEAVSRKIDKETFFIKFRRWWKGVNIFQKAYILIPIHEDLHWSLVIICIPDKEDESGPIILHLDSLRLHCSKSVFGNIKSYLREEWNYLNQDVAPPDVPIAERIWKHLPRRIDGKIIALFMI, encoded by the exons ATGTCATGCATGGAAggagaggaggagaagaagaagaagccgcTGGACCTGGACTGGGACCAGCTATTGCCCACCAGAGAGGACGAAGAACCTCCTGCCGAGCTGGTGGTCACCACCGAGGCCACTGCCGGCGCGGTCACAGCCTCCGGCGCGGCCACCACCACTAGCGAACGACAGCGGCATCGAGAACATTCTCCGATGGTCCGCGAACCACAGGCGCAGCAGCAACACTATTCTCAGAGAGATGACATCGAGCACATGACCGATCACGAGCTCAACGACACCATTCGCAGGAAAATTCGCAACATCGAGACCCTCGGTCCCAAATTGCCTGACAAGGGCGCCAAGCTTAGAGCCAGCCTTAAGCGTTTCCAAGGCGAAATGGAACGCCGAAATCTCCAGCGATTGCAACCG GATGCTAATGGATGTGAAATGCTTATACAATCCGAGATCTCAAATTTGGTTG GTGCATTCAATGGCTTTAGGCAAGAGGTTCCATCATCTAAAGCCCAGTCTCAGTCCACATTTGCCTCACTTTTTCACAAAAAGTTGGATGAAAAT GAGACAGATTGTAGGACCGTGAATGCATTTGATAAGGAATTATCATTTTTAGGCCGCTGTAATCGGCGGAAAAGTAGACTAAATGGAGAGTGTTCACAGAGGCAAAGGCAGAGAACTCGGTTGTCTTCAAAACCATTTCCTTCACAATGCAGTAGTATTCTGTCTCTCGATAGTGATAAGTTTACTCTCTTAAACAGTGATCGAAAAGGCGGAGCTCCTTCTCTTAGCCCTGCAGTGGAAAATTTGACTATCTCTTTACCAAAGAA gaGAATTGCTTCTGAAGAATTGCCTTCTAATGATTCAAGACCTCAGAAG GCACAGACTGTTGTTCTAGTGGATGAGGAGGAACCTCAGCTTGCAGAGACGATTCGACAGGCAGAAAAACTATCTGAATG TTTGAAAGAGAAAATCTATTATCCATCAAG GGATGATCCAGAATCTGTTGAAATTTGTTATTCAGATATACGATGCGTTGCTCCTGAAGCTTATTTGTCGTCAACTATAATGAATTTTTACATTAG GTATTTACAACAGCTGGCATCACCAACTGAAAGGGCGCGGTGTGATTATCATTTTTTCAATACATACTTTTACAAGAAGCTCAAAGAAGCTGTATCACGCAAG ATTGACAAGGAAACATTTTTCATCAAGTTCAGAAGATGGTGGAAAGGTGTTAATATATTTCAAAAGGCATACATTCTTATCCCAATACATGAAGA TCTTCACTGGAGCTTGGTGATTATTTGTATCCCAGACAAAGAAGATGAGTCGGGACCAATTATACTTCATTTGGATTCATTGAGACTACATTGTAGTAAATCAGTTTTTGGCAACATTAAAAG TTATTTGAGAGAAGAATGGAACTATCTGAATCAAGATGTTGCTCCTCCTGATGTTCCCATTGCAGAGAGAATATGGAAACATCTACCTCGTAGAATTGATGGGAAAATAATTGCG